Proteins encoded within one genomic window of Prosthecobacter fusiformis:
- a CDS encoding helicase-related protein, which yields MEQPLPGQRWVSDSEPELGLGVVMKAEFGRVEIYFPAAGEHRQFATKTAPLRRVHFMAGDTIKTHDGKSLEVESVEDRKGMLYYIGADREVSEAELSDTISFSKPEDRLMAGQIDELLAFDVRVEALKRRAEMRQSPVRGFSGGRVDLLPHQMYIASEVAGRLVPRVLLADEVGLGKTIEASLILHRLHLTGRAERVLILVPEALVHQWFVELYRRFHLTFSIYDEDRCDVLETEEEGINPFLENQLILCSTTFLADSPNRAQQAAEAGWDLLVVDEAHHLEWSPEVVSPSYSLVENLAAKIPGLLLLTATPQQLGPEGHFARLRLLDPNRYADLEQFLAESGHYEEVAKAMDRLASGKNLTAADEKLFIKKSPHLKERLAAMKSGGEGEREKLISSLLDEFGTGRVMFRNTRAALTGFPERSAKLVPLAGGEEPLEAKVKWLAKLLKELGEEKVLLICRTKKLTEQINELLLHEINLNSALFHEGLTLMQRDRQAAYFAEEEGARILLCSEIGSEGRNFQFAHHLVLFDLPEDPELLEQRIGRLDRIGQTSTIHIHVPYIKASGEEVLARWYHEGLQAFEKNLHGATEIVQALKEELAPLMKSMKAATLKAFIKKSQEQRKLVTAKLERGHDRLLELNSCKPEQAETVIEAIRAQDADVSFEEFFIRLVDHFGLHVEEHGNRSYVLMPAHLTTDKFPALPDEGLLASFDRTRALSRENMAFLTPDHPLVRGALDLLLGAETGNSSFGLWRSSGAEGLVLETYFVVECIAPASLHVDRFLSATPIRMIVDHANKDRREDAGYAQAKIEKGSPARILENAGIKRKIFPAMLSKSRKLAEAEMQTLVTEATTTMKTQLQAEIDRLEDLRQINDHVRPEEIEAAKAQMVALEEAIGSARLRLDALRLVLQST from the coding sequence ATGGAACAACCTCTCCCTGGACAACGCTGGGTAAGCGACAGTGAACCTGAACTCGGCCTCGGTGTGGTCATGAAAGCGGAGTTTGGCCGCGTGGAAATTTATTTCCCTGCCGCAGGCGAACATCGCCAGTTCGCCACCAAAACCGCCCCCCTCCGTCGCGTGCACTTCATGGCGGGCGATACCATCAAGACCCATGATGGCAAATCTCTGGAAGTCGAGTCCGTGGAGGACCGCAAAGGCATGCTTTATTACATCGGTGCCGACCGCGAAGTGAGTGAAGCGGAGCTGTCCGATACCATCAGCTTCAGCAAGCCGGAAGACCGCCTCATGGCCGGTCAGATTGACGAACTCCTGGCCTTCGATGTCCGGGTGGAGGCGCTGAAGCGCCGTGCAGAAATGCGCCAGTCCCCGGTGCGCGGCTTTAGCGGCGGCCGCGTGGACCTGCTGCCTCACCAGATGTACATCGCCAGCGAGGTGGCCGGGCGTCTTGTGCCTCGCGTCCTGCTCGCAGATGAAGTGGGCCTGGGCAAAACCATCGAGGCCAGCCTCATCCTGCACCGCCTGCACCTGACCGGCCGTGCCGAGCGCGTGCTGATCCTGGTCCCTGAGGCCTTGGTGCATCAGTGGTTTGTGGAGCTTTACCGCCGCTTCCACCTCACCTTCTCCATTTACGACGAAGACCGCTGCGACGTTCTGGAGACCGAGGAAGAAGGCATCAACCCCTTCCTGGAAAACCAGCTCATCCTTTGCAGCACCACTTTCCTGGCCGATTCACCCAACCGTGCCCAGCAGGCCGCCGAGGCGGGCTGGGACCTGCTCGTCGTGGATGAAGCCCACCACTTGGAATGGAGCCCTGAAGTCGTCAGCCCCTCTTACAGCCTGGTGGAAAATCTGGCCGCAAAGATCCCCGGCCTGCTCCTCCTGACCGCCACGCCGCAGCAGCTCGGACCGGAAGGCCACTTCGCCCGTCTTCGTCTACTGGACCCCAACCGCTATGCGGATCTGGAGCAGTTCCTTGCCGAGTCCGGCCATTATGAAGAAGTGGCCAAGGCCATGGACCGTCTTGCTTCCGGCAAGAACCTCACGGCTGCGGATGAAAAGCTGTTCATCAAAAAATCACCGCATCTCAAGGAGCGCCTGGCCGCCATGAAATCCGGTGGCGAAGGCGAGCGCGAAAAGCTCATCTCCTCCCTGCTCGATGAATTCGGCACGGGCCGCGTCATGTTCCGCAACACCCGCGCCGCCCTCACCGGTTTCCCGGAACGCTCCGCCAAGCTGGTGCCCCTGGCCGGTGGCGAAGAGCCCCTGGAGGCCAAGGTCAAATGGCTGGCCAAGCTGCTGAAAGAGCTGGGCGAAGAAAAAGTCCTGCTCATCTGCCGCACGAAAAAGTTGACCGAGCAGATCAACGAACTGCTGCTGCACGAGATCAACCTCAACTCGGCCCTCTTTCACGAAGGCCTGACCCTGATGCAGCGCGACCGCCAAGCCGCCTACTTTGCCGAAGAAGAGGGCGCCCGCATCCTCCTCTGTTCCGAGATTGGCAGCGAGGGCCGCAACTTCCAGTTCGCCCATCATCTGGTGCTTTTTGATCTACCCGAAGACCCCGAGCTGCTGGAGCAGCGCATCGGCCGTCTCGACCGCATCGGCCAAACCAGCACCATTCACATCCACGTCCCTTACATCAAGGCCAGCGGTGAGGAAGTTCTGGCCCGCTGGTATCACGAGGGCCTGCAGGCCTTTGAAAAGAACCTCCACGGCGCGACGGAAATCGTCCAGGCCCTGAAGGAAGAACTGGCCCCGCTGATGAAGTCCATGAAGGCAGCGACGCTGAAGGCCTTCATCAAAAAATCCCAGGAACAGCGCAAGCTGGTCACGGCTAAACTGGAACGCGGTCATGACCGTCTTTTGGAATTAAATTCCTGCAAACCGGAGCAGGCCGAGACCGTCATCGAAGCCATCCGGGCACAGGATGCCGATGTCAGTTTTGAAGAGTTTTTCATCCGCCTTGTGGACCACTTTGGCCTGCATGTGGAGGAGCATGGGAACCGCAGTTATGTGCTGATGCCGGCCCACCTCACCACGGACAAGTTCCCTGCCCTGCCTGATGAAGGCCTGCTGGCCAGCTTTGACCGCACGCGCGCGCTGTCCCGTGAAAACATGGCCTTCCTCACGCCGGACCATCCCCTGGTCCGTGGCGCGTTAGATCTTTTGTTAGGCGCGGAAACCGGCAATAGCAGCTTTGGCCTATGGCGCAGTTCCGGTGCTGAAGGCCTGGTTCTCGAAACCTACTTTGTGGTCGAGTGCATCGCCCCCGCTTCTCTCCACGTGGATCGTTTCCTTTCCGCCACGCCGATCCGCATGATCGTGGATCACGCCAACAAGGACCGTCGTGAAGACGCTGGCTATGCGCAGGCCAAGATCGAAAAAGGCAGCCCCGCCCGCATCCTTGAAAACGCCGGCATCAAACGGAAAATCTTTCCCGCGATGCTCAGCAAGTCCCGCAAGCTGGCCGAAGCCGAAATGCAGACGCTGGTGACCGAGGCCACTACCACGATGAAAACCCAGCTCCAAGCGGAGATCGACCGCCTGGAAGACCTGCGCCAGATCAACGACCACGTCCGCCCGGAAGAAATCGAAGCCGCCAAAGCCCAGATGGTCGCCCTGGAGGAAGCCATCGGCTCCGCGCGCTTAAGGCTGGATGCGTTGAGGTTGGTTCTCCAAAGTACGTAA
- a CDS encoding alpha/beta hydrolase, translated as MKISRLSFLSAGLALAGSFLAVVVRAETPAPAAVVVAAPKIEYQLDEGIPYQSEEVIAGSDYAKTQCLVDFYHPVGVKDYPTVVYYHGGGLRNGKRSIPKELKERGWGVVGVGYRLHPKVQHPVYIEDAAAALAWTFKNIGKHGGDPKKIFVTGISAGGYLTAMIGLDKSYLAKHEIDADSIAALIPVTGQMITHQTVRLEQGIEPSRFRPTIDRFGPLYHVRKEAPPTYCITGGWGTDMLMRAEENLYFVSMLKLVGHTQHEHVVIEGADHSRCGKECWPHVIHFVEKTLAAQEK; from the coding sequence ATGAAAATCTCACGTCTCTCCTTTTTATCTGCCGGGCTTGCCTTGGCAGGTTCATTCCTGGCAGTGGTCGTCCGTGCTGAAACGCCAGCACCGGCAGCCGTTGTGGTAGCCGCACCGAAGATCGAATACCAACTGGACGAGGGCATCCCTTATCAGTCGGAGGAAGTCATCGCGGGTTCGGATTACGCCAAGACCCAGTGCCTAGTTGATTTTTATCATCCCGTGGGCGTGAAGGACTATCCCACCGTGGTCTATTACCACGGCGGTGGACTCAGGAACGGCAAGCGCTCCATCCCCAAGGAACTGAAAGAACGCGGCTGGGGTGTGGTGGGTGTCGGCTATCGCCTGCATCCAAAAGTGCAGCATCCGGTTTACATTGAAGACGCCGCTGCCGCCCTAGCGTGGACCTTCAAAAACATCGGCAAACACGGCGGCGATCCCAAGAAAATCTTCGTTACCGGCATCTCCGCTGGCGGTTACCTCACTGCCATGATCGGCCTGGACAAAAGCTACCTAGCCAAACACGAGATTGATGCGGACAGCATCGCCGCTCTCATCCCAGTCACCGGCCAGATGATCACCCATCAGACCGTGCGGCTGGAACAAGGCATTGAACCAAGCCGCTTCCGCCCGACCATCGACCGTTTTGGCCCTCTCTATCATGTGCGCAAAGAAGCACCTCCTACCTACTGCATCACCGGCGGCTGGGGCACGGACATGCTGATGCGCGCGGAAGAGAACCTCTATTTTGTTTCTATGCTGAAACTCGTCGGCCATACCCAGCATGAGCATGTCGTAATCGAAGGTGCCGACCATTCCCGCTGCGGCAAGGAATGTTGGCCGCACGTCATCCACTTTGTGGAAAAGACCCTGGCTGCTCAGGAAAAGTAG
- a CDS encoding iron-containing alcohol dehydrogenase, with product MTFEFATATRIIFGAGTAQQLPALARQLGKKILVVTGNDPSRQYPLLAKIEAAGLEVTTFPIATEPTVDDVRRGASVALQCGMDAVIGLGGGSAVDAGKAIAAMARQPRDVLHYLEVIGDGYPLDEKSLPFIAVPTTAGTGAEVTRNAVLVSPDHGIKASLRHASMLPGIALIDPELALGCPADITAASGMDALTQCLEAYVSCRAQPMTDALCVDGIRRAVRSLEKVVKDGQDLKAREDLALAAMFSGMALANAGLGAVHAFAAPIGGSYKAAHGAVCAALLAPVWEVNWAAAQRNGHAEAKEKFESAARLLMSDEKATPMDACEYLGELTCRLQIPGLGSHGIVESAFEDIATKAARASSMKGNPVPLSHEELLTILWEAL from the coding sequence TGGGAAAAAAAATCCTGGTGGTGACCGGGAATGATCCATCCCGGCAATATCCTCTTTTAGCCAAAATAGAAGCGGCTGGCCTGGAGGTCACCACTTTTCCGATCGCGACGGAACCTACGGTGGATGACGTCCGCCGGGGGGCATCTGTCGCCCTCCAATGCGGCATGGATGCGGTGATCGGCCTGGGAGGCGGAAGTGCTGTGGATGCAGGGAAGGCGATTGCGGCGATGGCACGGCAACCGAGAGACGTACTGCATTACCTCGAAGTGATCGGGGATGGGTATCCCCTGGATGAAAAATCCCTGCCTTTCATTGCGGTGCCGACGACTGCAGGAACTGGAGCTGAGGTGACACGAAATGCCGTGCTGGTGAGTCCGGACCATGGGATCAAAGCCAGCCTACGTCATGCATCGATGCTGCCGGGCATAGCCTTGATTGATCCTGAGCTGGCTCTTGGCTGCCCTGCTGACATCACTGCGGCGAGCGGGATGGATGCTTTGACCCAATGCTTGGAAGCCTACGTCTCCTGCCGTGCGCAGCCGATGACGGATGCATTGTGTGTGGATGGCATACGTCGGGCTGTGAGATCTCTCGAAAAGGTGGTCAAGGACGGGCAGGATTTGAAGGCCCGAGAGGATCTGGCCCTGGCGGCCATGTTTAGCGGCATGGCATTGGCGAATGCCGGACTAGGGGCGGTACATGCTTTTGCCGCCCCTATTGGAGGAAGCTATAAAGCAGCCCATGGGGCCGTTTGCGCAGCGCTTTTAGCCCCCGTGTGGGAGGTCAATTGGGCCGCCGCTCAACGCAACGGGCACGCCGAGGCTAAAGAGAAATTTGAATCGGCTGCCAGACTGCTAATGAGCGATGAAAAGGCCACTCCGATGGATGCCTGTGAATATCTTGGTGAGCTCACATGCCGGTTACAGATTCCTGGTCTCGGCAGCCACGGAATTGTGGAAAGTGCCTTCGAAGACATCGCCACGAAGGCTGCACGGGCCAGTAGCATGAAAGGAAATCCGGTGCCGCTGAGTCATGAAGAACTTCTGACCATTCTCTGGGAAGCTTTGTGA